One genomic segment of Hemiscyllium ocellatum isolate sHemOce1 chromosome 49, sHemOce1.pat.X.cur, whole genome shotgun sequence includes these proteins:
- the LOC132837105 gene encoding histone H1.10-like, whose translation MSDSAATETAPPASAPIKAKAPKKKAASPRKTPPGPGLGELILKVVGDIKDRKGASLSAVKKALERRGIDVGKRKTQIKMSIRRCLANGSLVLVKGQGVSGSFKLPKNPVKAKAGKKAGTSAAAKKPAVKKATAKKSQAKKAIAKKSPAKKATAKKSPAKKAVAKKSPAKKASGKKTAPPKKAVSKAAPKKRTLVKNVKKAKGPKSPKPISKPAKGKAKPKAKVTKTAAKK comes from the coding sequence ATGAGCGACAGTGCAGCCACCGAAACGGCTCCTCCAGCTTCTGCTCCCATCAAAGCCAAGGCTCCCAAGAAGAAGGCGGCGTCTCCCAGGAAAACACCACCCGGCCCCGGATTGGGCGAGCTGATTCTGAAGGTTGTCGGGGATATCAAGGATCGCAAAGGGGCGTCTCTGTCCGCAGTAAAGAAGGCGCTGGAGAGAAGAGGGATCGATGTGGGAAAGCGAAAGACACAGATCAAGATGAGTATCAGGAGGTGCCTGGCGAACGGCTCCCTTGTTCTGGTCAAGGGCCAGGGCGTCTCCGGCTCCTTCAAACTCCCAAAGAATCCAGTCAAGGCAAAAGCGGGAAAGAAGGCGGGAACATCAGCGGCCGCCAAGAAACCGGCCGTGAAGAAAGCGACAGCGAAGAAATCCCAGGCCAAGAAAGCGATAGCCAAGAAATCACCGGCTAAGAAAGCGACAGCCAAGAAATCCCCGGCCAAGAAAGCAGTAGCCAAGAAATCCCCGGCCAAGAAAGCGAGCGGCAAGAAGACGGCACCGCCAAAGAAAGCGGTGAGCAAAGCAGCGCCAAAGAAACGGACTCTCGTGAAGAATGTGAAAAAGGCCAAGGGTCCTAAATCCCCCAAACCCATCAGCAAACCGGCTAAAGGCAAGGCCAAGCCCAAAGCGAAAGTGACCAAGACAGCAGCAAAGAAATGA